In Flavobacterium sp. N1736, the following are encoded in one genomic region:
- a CDS encoding type II secretion system protein J: MATKKLKSFTLAELLVVMIITAIVVGMAFSVLRIVQKQIHAIQTNFDKTSTLALFEQKLWQDFNEPHTILYDNQKQILIMTSEIDTVTYSFKEEFTMRNLDTIKLKIIPGKVFFRGKEINNGCIDALSLLANTTLPDYEIFVSKKNDVTFFMNQDGL; encoded by the coding sequence ATGGCAACAAAAAAATTAAAATCATTTACTCTGGCCGAATTATTAGTTGTTATGATTATAACTGCTATTGTAGTTGGTATGGCATTTAGTGTTTTGCGTATTGTGCAAAAACAAATTCATGCAATTCAGACAAATTTTGATAAAACAAGCACACTTGCTCTTTTTGAACAAAAACTATGGCAGGATTTCAACGAACCGCACACTATACTGTATGACAATCAAAAACAAATTTTAATAATGACTTCTGAAATAGATACTGTAACGTACTCATTTAAAGAAGAATTTACCATGAGAAACCTAGACACTATTAAATTAAAAATTATCCCCGGCAAAGTCTTTTTTCGAGGAAAAGAAATTAATAACGGATGCATCGACGCATTAAGTTTGTTGGCTAACACTACTCTGCCAGACTATGAAATATTTGTTTCGAAAAAAAATGATGTAACCTTTTTTATGAATCAGGATGGCCTTTAA
- a CDS encoding type II secretion system F family protein, whose product MAFKIENTPNKKTIQSNNSSSIESLLKKEITLFGDSFNNKKKQAFYQELSVLLKAGVSFKEGLSLIAESLKKNADKELIQSILNDVVNGKPFSDALQTSKLFTEYEYYSIQIGEETGTTAQVCQELGHFFERKNEQKRIIIAALTYPSIVLSTAVLVVVFMLSYVVPMFEGIFKQNNMELPFLTQIIVKLSGLTKTYGVYFLIAIVLFVFSTQFFKDNAKYKKTLHYFLIKIPVIGPFMTKVYLAQFTQAVTLLTTAKVPLLNSIQMVKKMIRFVPLQDALEKVEESILKGNSLSASLKNNSLFDNRIISLVKVAEETNQTEYVFKQLSEQYNQEVVQQSKIMTTVLEPFIILFVGVLVAVLLVAMYLPMFQLSSAIA is encoded by the coding sequence ATGGCCTTTAAAATAGAAAATACCCCAAACAAAAAAACTATTCAGTCTAACAATTCGAGTAGTATAGAAAGCCTGTTGAAAAAGGAAATCACTCTTTTTGGCGACAGTTTTAACAATAAAAAGAAACAAGCTTTTTATCAGGAATTATCGGTTCTGTTAAAAGCGGGAGTTAGTTTTAAAGAAGGATTATCTCTAATTGCTGAATCACTAAAAAAGAATGCTGATAAAGAGCTAATTCAGTCAATATTGAACGATGTTGTAAATGGAAAACCATTTTCAGATGCTTTACAAACCTCAAAATTATTTACGGAATACGAATATTATTCTATTCAAATTGGTGAAGAAACAGGAACAACAGCACAAGTATGTCAGGAACTTGGTCATTTTTTTGAACGCAAAAATGAACAAAAACGTATTATAATTGCTGCTCTTACCTACCCTTCTATCGTATTAAGTACAGCTGTTTTGGTTGTTGTTTTTATGTTAAGTTATGTTGTGCCGATGTTTGAGGGGATTTTCAAACAAAACAATATGGAATTGCCTTTTCTGACTCAAATAATCGTCAAACTTTCGGGTTTAACTAAAACATACGGTGTTTATTTTTTGATTGCAATTGTGCTTTTTGTTTTCTCAACTCAATTTTTTAAGGACAATGCCAAATACAAAAAAACACTGCATTATTTTTTAATCAAAATTCCCGTGATTGGTCCTTTTATGACAAAAGTATATTTAGCACAATTTACACAAGCAGTTACTTTATTAACAACGGCAAAAGTGCCGCTTTTAAATAGTATTCAAATGGTTAAAAAAATGATACGTTTTGTTCCCCTTCAAGATGCTTTAGAAAAAGTGGAAGAAAGTATATTAAAAGGAAACAGCCTGAGCGCAAGCTTGAAAAACAATTCTCTTTTTGATAACAGAATCATATCGCTTGTAAAAGTAGCCGAGGAAACCAACCAAACCGAATATGTTTTCAAACAGCTCAGTGAACAATACAATCAGGAAGTTGTACAGCAATCTAAAATTATGACTACGGTTTTAGAGCCTTTCATTATTCTTTTTGTTGGGGTTTTGGTTGCTGTTTTATTGGTTGCGATGTATTTACCTATGTTTCAACTTAGTAGTGCTATTGCATAA
- a CDS encoding RHS repeat-associated core domain-containing protein, producing MKKLLYILSALLLPLLVLAQTTSRNFIKSTSFQVETVTGNVSNDQKVEEITYFDGLGRPLQRIAKQSGGNKQDIITPFGYDYFGRQKRDYLSYARPASSLNFETSLVPDYYGDILELSYFYAAKYPDDFQNIDPSEATPFSEKYFEASALSRIKEQSAPGVTWKLDKFNDNDHTIKFEYNANGSNDIVKRFAVSFINGNKEVPNLEVQGSYTDLQLYKTITKNENWTSGKNNTTEEFKDKEGRVILKRAFSDYKDSNGQITSTETPHDTYYVYDTYGNLTFVIPPKAVDLIASSSAQASLTSTAVVAYGSTLNLIASSSIVLMPGFHAQTGSTFSAVVDSNQTTLDNLCYQYKYDSRNRLVEKKLPGKGWEYIVYDKLNRPILTQDAILQTTNKWIFTKYDAFSRPIYTGEYVNSSQTSRTAVQTLANGSVVLFENRLTTPLDINTVSINYSNNAFPNTGTDLLTITYYDNYANINLDGGTAITSYGITPITNAKGMTVCSKVRVLATNNWITTVSYYDTKGRIIYTYNKNNFLATENTAKSNLDFTGKILETTSTHKKTNAPDITIVDTYTYDHIGRTLNQKQKINNQPQEIIVSNTYDNLGQLITKSVGGVQTVNYNYNARGWLKDINDVNNIGSSLFAFKINYNTPSAGTPFFNGNISQTLWKTAHTDTSLRSYLYSYDALNRLIDAKDNLDRYNERQSYDKNGNIMTMFRNGNTILNTPNYGTIDNLTYAYDNGNKLLKVEDSSGNTQGFNNGNSGSNIDYGYDVNGNMTADGNKEIVAVAYNYLNLPTNISFSSGSIDYKYDAQGLKQQKIAGSITTQYAGGFQYENNVLQFFPHPEGYVRYNSGVYEYIYQYKDHLGNVRLSYNKNLNIIEENNYYPFGLKQSSHINIVTNQGNATAQKYKYNGKELQDELGLNVYDYGFRLYDPAIGRMQNPDPLAELAYDLTPNRYCFNNPMRFIDPSGLWETTAGGYTTNKAEDIKRFMSYLGFENNALNNSPTFAQQSTFIEGEMSEGGQGKLSDGSTLADEFAVTTYKQEGGGIKGYADEKSFGNFWHGIQKNLTPNGLDTRTIGQNLLGLTYPGGNNPKTYSGADDFSYVPSSLAEYPAIGHDRRYANIGTAGAGGLFGDTKAIGADWRFVGQELSILTLPVDLKTKVQAGLLGVGLGLFSTGKTVIQLSSPYNGGLGTVLLWDSVANKGVNNQPSSK from the coding sequence ATGAAAAAGTTGCTATATATTTTATCAGCCTTATTATTACCATTATTGGTTTTGGCTCAAACGACTTCAAGGAATTTTATTAAATCGACAAGCTTTCAGGTAGAGACTGTAACGGGTAATGTCTCGAATGATCAAAAAGTTGAGGAAATTACGTATTTTGACGGTTTAGGACGCCCATTGCAACGTATCGCAAAACAGTCAGGAGGAAATAAACAAGATATTATTACACCGTTTGGATATGATTATTTTGGCAGGCAAAAAAGAGATTATCTTTCTTATGCTAGACCTGCAAGCAGTTTGAATTTTGAAACTAGCTTAGTACCCGATTATTATGGTGATATTTTAGAACTTAGTTATTTTTATGCTGCAAAATATCCAGATGATTTTCAAAATATAGACCCTTCAGAAGCAACTCCATTTTCTGAAAAGTATTTTGAAGCATCAGCTCTTAGCAGAATTAAAGAACAAAGTGCTCCGGGAGTTACATGGAAATTAGATAAATTTAATGATAATGATCATACCATTAAATTTGAATATAATGCAAATGGTTCAAATGATATAGTAAAACGTTTTGCAGTATCGTTTATTAACGGAAATAAAGAAGTTCCAAATTTAGAAGTTCAGGGATCCTATACTGATTTACAATTGTATAAAACAATTACCAAAAATGAGAACTGGACTTCAGGAAAAAACAATACCACAGAAGAATTTAAAGATAAAGAAGGTCGCGTTATATTAAAAAGAGCATTTTCTGACTATAAAGACAGTAATGGGCAGATCACTTCAACTGAAACTCCTCACGATACTTATTATGTATATGATACTTATGGTAATTTAACTTTTGTAATTCCGCCAAAGGCTGTTGATTTAATAGCTAGCTCAAGCGCGCAAGCCAGTCTAACATCAACAGCAGTAGTGGCTTATGGCAGTACCCTAAATTTGATTGCTTCCAGTTCAATTGTGCTAATGCCCGGTTTTCACGCGCAGACAGGAAGTACATTTAGTGCTGTTGTAGATTCTAATCAGACTACTTTGGATAACTTATGTTACCAATATAAATATGATTCCCGTAATAGGCTTGTTGAGAAAAAATTACCGGGAAAAGGTTGGGAATATATTGTTTATGACAAACTGAACAGACCTATTTTAACACAAGATGCTATTTTACAAACTACAAATAAATGGATTTTTACTAAATATGATGCATTTAGCAGACCTATATATACTGGTGAGTATGTAAACTCTTCACAAACTTCACGTACTGCGGTACAAACTTTAGCCAATGGAAGTGTCGTTTTGTTTGAAAACAGATTAACAACACCATTAGACATTAATACTGTTAGTATAAATTATTCTAACAATGCTTTTCCAAATACAGGAACTGATTTGCTTACCATTACTTATTATGATAATTATGCTAATATCAATTTAGATGGTGGCACAGCTATTACATCTTACGGCATTACTCCTATAACTAATGCAAAAGGAATGACAGTTTGTTCAAAAGTACGTGTTTTAGCTACTAACAACTGGATTACCACTGTAAGTTATTATGACACAAAAGGAAGAATCATATATACCTATAATAAAAATAATTTTTTAGCTACAGAAAATACTGCCAAAAGTAATCTCGATTTTACAGGCAAAATACTTGAAACGACAAGTACACACAAAAAAACAAACGCTCCAGATATTACTATAGTAGACACTTATACTTATGATCATATCGGAAGAACATTGAATCAAAAACAAAAAATAAATAATCAGCCTCAGGAAATCATTGTTTCTAATACTTACGATAACTTGGGTCAGCTGATTACCAAATCTGTTGGCGGAGTACAAACCGTCAATTATAATTATAATGCTAGGGGATGGCTTAAAGATATCAATGATGTCAATAATATAGGAAGTTCTTTGTTTGCTTTTAAAATAAATTATAATACCCCATCAGCTGGAACTCCTTTTTTTAATGGTAACATAAGCCAGACTCTATGGAAAACAGCCCATACAGATACAAGTTTAAGAAGTTATCTTTACAGCTATGATGCGCTTAATCGTTTAATAGATGCAAAAGACAATCTAGATCGCTATAATGAAAGACAATCATATGATAAAAATGGAAATATTATGACAATGTTCAGGAATGGAAATACCATTTTGAATACTCCAAATTACGGTACTATTGATAATTTGACATATGCTTATGACAATGGTAATAAATTACTGAAAGTTGAAGATAGCTCAGGAAATACTCAGGGATTTAACAACGGAAATAGCGGTTCCAATATTGATTATGGCTATGATGTTAATGGAAATATGACAGCAGATGGTAATAAAGAAATTGTAGCTGTAGCTTATAATTACCTCAATCTACCTACAAATATATCTTTTAGTTCAGGAAGCATAGATTATAAATATGATGCACAAGGTCTAAAACAACAAAAAATTGCCGGTAGTATTACAACCCAATATGCAGGAGGCTTTCAATATGAAAATAATGTTTTACAATTTTTTCCGCATCCGGAAGGTTATGTTCGTTATAATTCAGGAGTTTATGAGTATATTTACCAATATAAGGATCATTTAGGAAATGTACGTTTAAGCTATAATAAAAATTTAAATATTATTGAGGAAAACAATTATTATCCATTTGGTTTAAAACAGAGCAGCCATATTAATATTGTAACTAACCAAGGTAATGCTACTGCACAGAAATATAAGTACAACGGAAAAGAGCTCCAAGACGAGCTGGGACTGAATGTTTACGATTATGGTTTTAGACTATACGACCCAGCAATTGGCAGAATGCAAAATCCTGACCCATTGGCAGAGTTAGCTTATGACTTAACTCCTAATCGTTATTGCTTTAATAATCCTATGAGATTTATAGACCCAAGCGGATTATGGGAAACTACTGCGGGTGGATATACTACAAATAAAGCAGAGGATATAAAGCGTTTTATGTCTTATTTAGGATTTGAAAATAATGCTTTGAACAATTCTCCTACATTTGCACAACAAAGTACTTTCATTGAGGGTGAGATGTCAGAAGGAGGTCAAGGTAAATTAAGCGATGGCTCGACATTAGCAGATGAATTTGCAGTTACTACATATAAACAAGAAGGTGGTGGAATTAAGGGTTATGCAGATGAAAAGTCATTTGGTAATTTTTGGCATGGAATTCAAAAGAACCTAACTCCAAATGGTTTAGATACTAGAACAATTGGACAAAATCTATTAGGATTAACTTATCCTGGAGGCAATAATCCAAAAACATATAGTGGGGCTGATGATTTCTCTTATGTTCCTTCAAGTCTTGCAGAATATCCTGCTATTGGACATGACAGGAGGTATGCAAATATTGGAACAGCAGGAGCAGGAGGACTTTTTGGAGACACCAAAGCTATAGGTGCAGATTGGAGATTCGTGGGACAAGAATTATCAATATTAACTTTACCAGTAGATTTAAAAACAAAAGTACAAGCTGGGCTGTTAGGAGTTGGTTTAGGCTTGTTTTCAACAGGCAAGACAGTAATACAGTTAAGTAGTCCTTACAACGGAGGATTGGGTACAGTTCTATTATGGGATAGTGTAGCCAATAAAGGAGTAAATAATCAACCATCTAGTAAATAA